A stretch of DNA from Salvelinus sp. IW2-2015 linkage group LG20, ASM291031v2, whole genome shotgun sequence:
gcaattgtgttcgttgcccgtagcttatgcctgaccataccataaccccaccgccaccatggggcactctgccatacacatggtctgcgattgtgaggacggttggacgtactgcaaaattctctaaaactacgttggaggcgacttatggtagagaaatgaacattcaattctctggcaacagctctggtggacattcctgcagtcagcatgccaattgcatgctccctcaaaacttgagacatctgtggcattgtgttgtgtgacaaaactgcacattttagagtggcctttaattatccccagcacaaggtgcacctgtgtaatgatcatgctgtttaatcagcttctttatatgccacacctgtcaggtggatggattatcttggcaaaggagaaatgctcaccaacatggatgtaaacaaatttgtgcacaaaatatgagagaaataaactttttgtgcgtatgtaacatttctgggataatttattttagctcatgaaacatggcaccaacatgttgcatttatattttgtttagtatatacTGTAAATTCTACTCAATGACAGTCAACAATTTACACTCTATGCTTATATTCCCCATTACAAAATATGAATCTTCCAATTGAAGCTGAAACGATAAAATACCCCATGTTTGCTCATAWCTGCCAATATACTTTGTTCTATTATAACCTAATTCTAGCTGCATTTTCCATTTGATATGACAGTGCACATAAAAACATTACAGCACAAATGTTTAAAACGTCCCCTTTTAGTTTATTTCATACAACCCCACTGTGTTTAAGAAACACAGATATGACTTTAAAATATGAATGCATGTTCCTGAGAAGAATACCATGAACCTGTCATCTAACAATTATACACAAATAGCTCAATTACAACTTCTATAGGCTATCCATTATATCCAATATGTGTATCCAATATATCCAATATCTCTATATCCAGTGTGCATGTTTGTGGTGTTctcagtcaacaacaaaaaagacagaaaaataaCTTATAACTTATTAAAAGTGAAAATAATGACAGTGAATACAATCCCTTGGTTGCAGTATCTTCCTTGGCCACATGGTGGCGGCAGGGAGCTTATTTGTCAGCTTCGAAGACGTCGGCTACAGTCCTAACGGATAAAGGGAGACAAGTGGTTGGTTTATGTTCCATCAATCTTTGATTTTACTGCGCGTCAGTCTTCACATTTCTACTCACACAGGTAGGCCTATTGAAAGGATCACAGGGTGATGTGCATGTGAATTTGSGTATGATAAGCTTGCCATTTGGATTTGCGAACTATATATcttttctcaccaatctacacacaataccccataatgataaagtgaaaacatgtttttagacaWTTTTGCAAATCTAttgaaaaagaaatacaaaaatatctaatttatctaagattcacacacctgagtcaatattttgtagaagcacctttggtggcgatAACAGCTTTCAGTCGTCTTGAGCACGTCTGTAttagctttgcacatctggatttgggaatTGTCTACCATTCTTCCTTGCAGCTTTTCTCAAACTTTGCTAAGTTAACgctcctgttggaatgtgaatcttcaccccagtctaaggtagtttgcactctgaagcaggttctcatcaaggatttggctCAATTCATTGTTCCTCTTTATTcgtaccagtctcccagtccctgctgttgaaaaacatccccatagcatggtYctgcccccaccatgcttcacggtaggtatggtgttagacaggtgatgagctgtgcctggttttctccagacatagcgcttggcattcagaccaaagagttacatttttgtctcatcagaccacagaatcttttgccttgtGATCTCAGTCTTTCACGTTCCTTTTTGCAAACtacaggcgtgctgtcatgtgcctttgtctcaggagtggcttctgtctggccactctcccataaagcccagattggtgtaGTGCTGTAGAGACtcttgtccttctggcaggttctcccatctcagccaaggaactctgtagttctgtcagagtggtcattgggttcttggttacctccctgaccaaggtcgttcttgcccggttgctcagtttggtcagacagCCACCTCTAGgcagttccatattttttcaatttccctatgatggagaccactgggctcttggaaactttcaacactctagaaatagttttatacccttccctagatatatgcctcatcacaattctatctgagagatctatggacagttccttggacttcatggtaatacaattgcaaatatttctaaaaacatgttttcagtttcTCATTACGGGGTatgttgtgtagatgggtgagaaaaacaatcaatttaatccattttgaattcaggctctaacacaggggtatgaatactttctgaaagcactgtagctagctacttccctcgCCGTAACGTTAAAATAACTGCGAGAAAACAGTGCTCGGCAGGCGGGGGCGCAAGACACTGTGTGCCGATGTACTGATWCAGCTGCCCAGTGGGAAGCACCTTAGGTCGGCAGGCACCTCGATACAACACCGGTGTCATTTGCTTGTCGTTGAGCTTCCCGAAGGCAGTAATTTTAGCTAATTGGCATGTRACTGTGAAATAAACATAACTATTTTTAACTAATGGCTGCCATTTAATGTCTGTTTTGATATGTGTGTAGCCGAAGACATCTTTCCACATTGTGTMMATAATTGTTTCTCCATCCATACGATACGGGCCGTACTATTACAAGCAGCCTCAATGGCAGTGGGCACGGCATMTAGTGAAGCAATGCTAATGGCCGTTTCATGTGGGGTGCTCCTTGTAGTAACTGAATTCCGCAGATAGACATTATTTGTCATTTTGAGAATAAACGTAATTCTGTGTKAAATTAAATGTTGACAGCTCCCACTGAGGAATTKAAAAAGGTGTTATGTCACTGTGAACGTGTAACTGTGTCTTACTTATAGATTGATCCAGTCAGCTCGTCCAGAAAACCACCTTGGGAATTAAAAACATACAGTGAACCTGATGTTTCTGCTGCCTMGCTTTCAAGCTCAAACATGCCTCTAATAGCGGCTAATGACATCTCAACTGTTTTTTTGCAAGCAGTTCAAACGATCATTCTTTATCAAACAGTCCCACACCCCTGTCTTACCTGGTTGGCAAAGAGTGCTGCAAACGGGACACACGTAGCAGAAGTTGCAGATCTAAAGAAATAAGCAGGAAAAGGGTAAGCCATTAGAGAAGGATAAGAAATAATGGAGTATATAACATCATAGGACATAACTGGAGGGAGGAGCCTCTCTGATCTGACTTTGTCATTGCATCATAACCAGCCCTCTTGATGTCAAAAATCAGAATATTAAGATCAGCTTCCTACTTCTGAGGAGCATGCYAACGCAAAATGAGTCAAATCATCGTTATGATAAAAAGTGAAGCCRACTATCAATTATCTTTCAAGAGTCACCCAGTCCTACAGTCACAGGCATCATCATGTTTTACAACCCTCTCACCAGCCACTTTCCCGATTACAGCCATTGTCCTGATTATTACAAACGATGCAGTAGTAATCATAACAGAGTTATGTGGTTGTCAMGATGTATTTCAGTGTAGACAGCTGCACTGCGTAGAAGCTTGCATGCCAAAGGAAGGCTCTGCCCAAGTCACCATATCTAGATCATATCTGATTTCTGCTTAGTTCAAGGGTAACAGTGAGGTTTGATAATGATTTGGTCAGCTTGGTTTTGACTAGTGTCTCTTCTCACAACCGCTGTATGGAGCATGCGAAGCGTAGAGAGCTCCCTGAGTTTTGAGAGACTAGGTATTAACTGGCTCTGTTGTAACCTTGCCTAggacctgaagacttgtgttaacTTCCCAAGCTAATTATAATGCACAGTCTTGTGGTGCACAGATGACCTGGGTTCAAAACCCAGTCCGTCACATTTTCATGCTgtctacactctcagaaaaaaagggttccaaaagggttcttcggctgtccctgtaggagaacccatttttttggttccaggtagaaccattttggattccatatagaaccctctgtggaagggTTCTACAATTGGAACCCAAAACAGTTCTCCTtcgaaccaaaaaagggttctccctggaaccaagAARGGGTTCTCCTACAGGGACAGCTTAATAACTTttctggaacccttttttctgaMAGTGTAGGTTACTAGTGGTTGAATGGGAAGGTAATTTTACCTGGCAGGTGTCACAGTGCTTAGACTCATCTCCCTCTGCACATGGGCACTTGTCGCAGGTGTCacagtgctgagagagagagagagataaagagatYgggagggagagagagggagagggaaaaggtgaGGGAAaagaagagcgagggagagagaattttTGCCATTTTTAACAAGGATGGGGAAAACGTATTAAAAGGGTGCAAATTGTTTTACCAATAAATGTaaccacatccacatccacaaaCACTAAACTTGTGTTTCTATCTAGATGGTGAGACCTACCTCACAGTATTCACAGTATGAACAGAGGGATCCTTTGTGATACAGTTCAccatcatcttcctcctcttcatcgtcatcatcgtcgtcatcatcatcatcatcatcatcgtcgtcgtCATTATCGTCATTATCATCAGCTGCAGCCggcacatcatcatcatcgtcgttaTTACCGTCAGCCTCTGTAAAATAAGTTGTTCATTTCCATCCTAACACGTATGTGTGTATCTGTAAATGTTCTGTGATAGTGTTAATTAATGCATTTTTGTTTGTATAGCAAGTGTAACAGAATGGCAGTGTAGAGTTCATTCATACTGTACAAAACTCATTTCCTACATACAGTCCCGCATGCACACACTAGTTTTACACGCTTATATACTGTAGACAGACACAAATTCTAACCACATACCCAAACCAGTACAATGTACAGACTACCTCACAGAAGCTTtgtacatacaaatacacatagGTAGATTATAATCACAAACGCCCGTAAAGAAAAGTCCAATCATTTTAAAGATATATATAGGTTCACACTCAGTATGACCATACAATAAACCATTCCACACTAAGATGAACGTTTTAACTTTTCCTGTTCATTTGTCTCAAACAGACTTTTTTCAGTACTAACTCCCACCTTTTTCATACTACACAGACGTACTCCATGCATGTAGTCAGTCACCAAACCCATGACTCCAGGCAACAACAGAAGTACATCCATATAACTCGTCATGATCAATTGATTTATTCTATGATTGAAAGTAGGGTTAGAGAGACARGATCAGAGGTGATATTTTGTCACAGTTTTCACAGAAAGGGGTTGTTTCACAGTCaacgaaaaataaataaataaaatccacataaaaataAGAGCAGACTCAAACTCCTGGAGTAACTGTCATCTCTTGTCAGTTGACTACCTAAAACAGATATATTTWTTTTTTTCCCCAATGCATTTTTTTCCCTCCAAAATATGAAAAACATCTACGTTGAGTACCAGGCTAGAGGTAGCCCACACAAACATTGCTTGATCTGGTGTAGCGAACGTCATCAAAAAATCTCTGATATCTGACATACAATCTAACTAAAGTGGTATCATACCCAATTATACAAATGAATGTATTATCAGAATCATTTATATTCCAATTATACTCTCTGAAGTGAAAAATGACTAATGGCcatataaatatttaaaattaGTTTCAGAAAATAACGGAAGATTCTGTTCTCAGCATGAATGATTATCTTTGTACAAATATAATTGTCTGAGAACCGCTTGAGTGAGTATTACAAAATATGAATGGATACATTCACAGATGTGTTATTAATATGCATTCAAAYATGATGTAAAAACATAGACCAGGgttgcatatacagtacattcatttcATTGGAACTATTCAACATACAGTGACAAAGAAGGAAGCtctacagggaaagagagagattgagagatgtggag
This window harbors:
- the LOC139022648 gene encoding hepatitis A virus cellular receptor 1-like, coding for MMMMMTTMMTKMTTMMMMMMMMTTTMTTTMTTMTMTTTTMTTTTTMMTTQRLTVITTMMMMCRLQLMIMTIMTTTMMMMMMMTTMMTMKRRKMMVNCITKDPSVHTVNTVSTVTPATSAHVQREMSLSTVTPARSATSATCVPFAALFANQVVFWTS